The proteins below come from a single Metarhizium brunneum chromosome 1, complete sequence genomic window:
- the snf21 gene encoding Chromatin structure-remodeling complex subunit snf21 has product MASVQAPPAVQPPGAPMPAGATKQQAEEVFRKLKQMKEQGVPPTDPEYIKASHFLMSFQQQHNMRRNQQQFIQQQQMQNGVQTGGRPQPGTPQSTQPNAASQGGVASASAQTPAAASTASPASGSGSTQFSQQQLALLRQQIHAFKLLGKNAGVSVQLQQAIFNQRQRRQTTAIDNASNSAKNAQPSQDAEKAPSAGPEMATEDESPIPKAHTYKTVKSPYGTSMIRPSIKYLDHAQRKNRWFIPGVFPTGIDFDHLRYEREVVIFNRMSQRFSQLKDLPANLAHWDSTKEILEADDTLKRKAIIEMKSLALYAKQRALREKIGRQMMHYDNLAMTTNRSHYRRMKKQNVREARITEKLEKQQRDARENREKKKHSDFLRAICHHRAEIQESANSQKTKSHKLSRLMYAQHFNIEKEEQKRIERTAKQRLQALKANDEEAYLKLLDQAKDTRITHLLKQTDGFLHQLASSVKAQQRHAAEAYGDDAEPFVEEESDDEEEESGKKIDYYAVAHRIREEVTEQASMLVGGTLKEYQIKGLQWMISLYNNNLNGILADEMGLGKTIQTISLITYLIERKLQSGPYLVIVPLSTLTNWNLEFEKWAPSISRIVYKGPPNARKLQQEKIRQGRFQVLLTTYEYIIKDRPILSKIKWFHMIIDEGHRMKNSNSKLSATIQQYYVTRFRLILTGTPLQNNLAELWSMLNFVLPNIFKSVKTFDEWFNTPFANTGGQDKMELTEEEQILVIRRLHKVLRPFLLRRLKKDVEKDLPDKTEKVIKCKFSALQAKLYKQMVTHNRLVVSDGKGGKTNARGLSNMIMQLRKLCNHPFVFDEVENVMNPMSISNDLLWRTAGKFELLDRILPKYQATGHRVLMFFQMTAIMDIMEDYLRYRKFEYLRLDGTTKSDERSDLLKDFNAPDSKYFMFLLSTRAGGLGLNLQTADTVIIYDSDWNPHQDLQAQDRAHRIGQKNEVRILRLISSNSVEEKILERARFKLDMDGKVIQAGRFDNKSSETDRDAMLRTLLESADMAESGEQDDMEDEELNMMLARSDDEITVFQKIDEERARDPVYGMSAGTKAKPRLMGDDELPDIYLNEGNVVEEETEDLVLGRGARERTKVRYDDGLTEEQWLLAVDDDEDSPEAAAARKQARKDKREANRLKKVAILNSIDNSPSASRASTEEIETPKKRGRKPGSKNEKRKAEDGDEEPPAKKRRGPQGRQSKGGSAAADSRVSPQQREVLQKSLRGLYDALMNLEVDDIEPPAEDDESDAGKRLIIGPFIKLPPKRDYADYYVIIQNPICMNHIQTRIKKEEYSSLSDLRKDFQLMIRNCQTYNEDGSILYQDAKTMEEFFNKKFQEELEAHPELQELEEGGSKAGSAAPSGQGASTPQPSGGTRIKIISSSARASEAVNGAKSSAQSDEE; this is encoded by the exons CCGGCCGCAACCAGGCACTCCTCAATCGACGCAACCCAACGCTGCTTCGCAAGGAGGAGTAGCCTCTGCCTCGGCACAGACACCCGCCGCCGCTTCCACTGCATCGCCTGCGTCGGGCTCTGGCTCAACCCAGTTCAGCCAACAACAGCTTGCTCTTTTGAGGCAACAGATCCACGCATTTAAGCTTCTTGGCAAGAATGCTGGTGTGTCTGTCCAATTGCAGCaggccatcttcaaccaaAGACAGCGTCGGCAGACCACTGCCATTGATAACGCCTCAAACTCTGCCAAGAACGCACAGCCGAGTCAAGATGCGGAAAAGGCACCTTCAGCAGGGCCTGAAATGGCAACCGAAGACGAATCACCCATCCCCAAGGCTCACACGTATAAGACTGTAAAGTCGCCGTATGGTACGAGTATGATTCGACCCTCGATAAAATATCTTGACCATGCGCAGCGCAAGAACCGGTGGTTCATTCCCGGCGTCTTCCCGACTGGTATTGACTTTGACCACCTGCGGTACGAGCGAGAAGTTGTCATCTTCAATCGAATGAGCCAACGGTTTTCTCAGCTCAAAGACTTGCCGGCAAACTTGGCTCACTGGGATTCCACAAAGGAGATTCTCGAGGCCGATGATACACTGAAGCGAAAGGCCATAATTGAAATGAAGAGCCTTGCTTTGTATGCTAAGCAAAGGGCTTTGCGTGAAAAAATTGGTCGACAGATGATGCATTATGATAAtttggccatgacgacgaaccGAAGTCACTACCGCCGAATGAAGAAGCAGAATGTTCGTGAGGCTCGCATCACTGAGAAACTTGAGAAGCAACAGCGTGATGCGCGCGAAAAtcgggagaagaagaagcacagCGATTTCTTGCGTGCCATCTGTCACCACCGCGCTGAAATTCAAGAGAGTGCCAATTCTCAGAAGACCAAATCACACAAGCTCAGCCGTCTCATGTATGCCCAACACTTTAATATTGAAAAGGAAGAACAGAAGCGCATTGAGAGAACGGCCAAGCAGCGTTTGCAGGCTCTCAAGGccaacgacgaggaggcaTATCTCAAGTTGCttgaccaggccaaggaTACTCGTATTACGCATCTTCTCAAGCAAACTGATGGTTTCTTGCACCAATTGGCGTCTTCGGTTAAGGCCCAGCAACGCCATGCTGCTGAGGCCTacggtgatgatgcggaGCCATTTGTTGAGGAAgagagcgacgacgaggaagaggagagtgGCAAGAAGATTGACTACTATGCTGTTGCACATCGCATCAGAGAAGAAGTCACTGAGCAGGCCAGCATGTTGGTTGGTGGTACCTTGAAGGAGTACCAAATCAAGGGTCTACAATGGATGATATCCTtgtacaacaacaacctcAACGGTATCCTTGCTGATGAAATGGGTCTCGGAAAGACGATTCAGACCATCAGCTTGATCACCTATCTCATTGAGCGCAAGCTGCAGAGTGGTCCTTACCTCGTCATTGTGCCTCTCAGTACCCTCACCAACTGGAACCTCGAATTTGAAAAGTGGGCGCCGTCTATTAGCCGAATCGTCTACAAGGGACCTCCCAACGCCAGAAAACTACAGCAGGAGAAGATTCGACAGGGCCGATTCCAGGTTCTCTTGACCACATACGAATATATTATCAAGGACCGGCCGATTCTTAGCAAGATCAAGTGGTTCCACATGATTATCGATGAGGGTCATCGTATGAAGAATAGCAACTCCAAGCTCAGTGCTACTATCCAGCAGTACTACGTAACTCGATTCCGTCTGATTCTCACGGGAACTCCGCTTCAGAATAACCTGGCCGAGCTGTGGTCTATGCTTAACTTTGTTTTGCCGAACATTTTCAAGTCTGTCAAAACTTTCGACGAGTGGTTCAATACTCCATTTGCCAATACCGGTGGTCAAGATAAGATGGAGCTCACGGAAGAAGAGCAAATTCTCGTCATTCGTCGTTTGCACAAGGTCCTGCGACCATTCTTGCTCAGGCGTTTGAAGAAGGATGTGGAGAAGGATTTGCCCGACAAGACTGAAAAGGTCATCAAGTGCAAATTCTCCGCCCTCCAGGCCAAGCTGTACAAGCAAATGGTCACACACAACAGACTGGTGGTGAGCGATGGCAAGGGTGGAAAGACGAATGCTCGTGGTTTGAGTAACATGATTATGCAGCTCCGCAAGTTGTGTAACCATCCCTTTGTCTTTGATGAAGTTGAGAATGTCATGAACCCAATGAGCATCAGCAACGACTTGTTATGGAGAACAGCTGGTAAATTCGAGCTCTTGGACCGCATCTTGCCCAAGTACCAAGCCACGGGCCATCGCGTCTTGATGTTCTTCCAGATGACGGCAATCATGGACATCATGGAGGATTATTTGCGCTACAGAAAATTCGAGTATCTGCGTCTTGATGGTACGACCAAATCTGACGAACGATCAGACTTGCTCAAAGACTTCAATGCCCCCGACTCGAAGTACTTTATGTTCTTACTATCCACCCGTGctggtggtcttggtcttAACTTGCAGACCGCTGATACCGTCATCATCTATGACTCTGATTGGAATCCTCACCAAGATCTTCAAGCTCAGGATCGTGCTCATCGTATCGGCCAGAAGAACGAGGTGCGAATTCTTCGATTGATCAGTTCGAACTCTGTCGAAGAGAAGATCCTGGAACGTGCTAGATTCAAgttggacatggacggcaaGGTCATTCAAGCCGGTCGATTCGATAACAAGTCTTCAGAAACTGACCGTGACGCTATGCTTCGAACCCTGCTTGAGAGTGCTGACATGGCTGAAAGCGGGGAACAAGATGacatggaagacgaggaactGAATATGATGCTTGCACGTAGCGATGATGAAATTACAGTTTTCCAGAAGATTGACGAGGAGCGGGCTCGGGACCCTGTCTATGGTATGTCTGCTGGTACAAAGGCCAAGCCTAGACTCATGGGAGATGATGAGCTGCCTGATATCTATTTGAACGAGGGCAATGTGGTTGAGGAGGAGACTGAGGACCTTGTACTTGGCCGTGGTGCTCGTGAACGTACCAAGGTGCGCTACGACGATGGCTTAACAGAAGAACAATGGTTGCTGGCTGtggacgatgacgaggattCACCCGAGGCAGCCGCCGCCCGTAAACAAGCCCGAAAGGACAAGCGAGAGGCAAACAGGCTCAAGAAAGTGGCAATTTTGAACTCGATTGATAACTCACCCTCAGCTAGTCGCGCGAGCACAGAAGAGATTGAGACTCCAAAGAAGCGTGGCCGCAAACCTGGTAGCAAGAATGAGAAACGCAAGGCggaggatggcgatgaagaacCCCCAGCCAAGAAGCGACGGGGTCCTCAAGGTCGACAGAGCAAGGGTGGCTCCGCTGCCGCCGATTCCAGAGTCAGTCCTCAACAGCGTGAGGTTTTGCAAAAGAGCTTACGAGGCCTCTACGATGCCTTGATGAACCTGGAAGTGGACGACATCGAACCGCCGGCTGAGGATGACGAGTCGGATGCTGGCAAGCGCCTCATCATCGGTCCGTTCATCAAGCTGCCGCCCAAGAGGGACTACGCCGACTATTATGTGATTATCCAGAATCCCATCTGCATGAATCATATCCAGACGCGTATCAAGAAGGAAGAGTACTCAAGCCTCAGTGACTTGCGAAAGGATTTTCAACTCATGATCCGCAACTGCCAGACCTACAACGAGGACGGCAGCATTCTCTATCAGGATGCCAAGACTATGGAG GAATTCTTTAACAAGAAGTTCCAAGAGGAACTAGAAGCTCATCCCGAATTGCAAGAGCTGGAAGAAGGGGGCAGCAAGGCCGGATCTGCTGCTCCATCGGGCCAAGGAGCAAGCACACCACAGCCAAGCGGTGGCACTAGAATCAAGATTATTTCCAGCAGCGCGCGCGCCAGTGAGGCTGTCAACGGCGCCAAGTCGTCCGCCCAGAGCGACGAGGAATGA